DNA from Leptospira mayottensis 200901116:
TGGATGTGGCATATTCGCTCACAAAACCGTCTATCGGATTCCAAAATGGAGTTAACATAGGGGGGATCGCACCCCAAGCACGAGGATTGAAGGAAGAATAATCGTAGCTTCCATATTGAAAGGAAGGCGGATTTAACGATTCCCATTTTGGATCCCACCAGTATTCCATAACATCATCCATACTGTGAGTAAGTTCATGGTGTATTGTCTTTGATAACCTACTTGCACTATAAAAGTTAGGATTTGTCATTGAGCGGGATTTTATCCCGTCGGAAATGTTTATAAATATAATATTATCTTCTGGTCTTGATAGGCCTCCTGCAGCACCAAGCGAATTTATAGTGAGATTTCGGGTGAATACTATTTTTTCTGCGCGGGCTTTGATAAAATATCCTTTTGGATACCTTGCGATTTCAGTTTCAATAAGATCTTTTATAAAGCTTAAATCTTCATCGGGATAGTTAGTATCGTAAGAAACCCCGGCCGATGGTACCATCGTGTGTGTTATAATTTGAACGTCACGATTGTAGTTTTCAACCCGATCTTGAAATAATAAAGATAAAAGAAGACCAGAAGTATTTTTATCCTCTTTTTTAGTGGAACAAGAGGATAAGAAGTTAAAGACAAACAAAAGACTTAAAACTAATTTTACGTTCATTCTCATGGATTTTGCTCCGGATGTTTTTCAAAACATCTCAATAGGATAACGAAATGATCGTTCTATTGTGTGCCAAGAATCCTGAGAAAACTCGGGCAAAAGAGTTCAGATTATAATGAGAACTCCGACGAGTCTTCAAAAAAAGAAAACTTTTCCGAGTGATCGTTTCTATTCAATGGAATCTGTGATAGTTCCCGCATTTTTTGATCTTGGCTTAAATCGAAACAAAAGAAGTGAATCCTTTGAGTCCCCTACGGGTCGTCGCGGAAGGAAGTCGGTCGATGACGTATAATGTCGTTTCGTTTTCATTAACGAATTCGATCAATTACATTGAATCTCAGTGAATCTACGTTTCCAGGCTGTGTTCTCCGCTCCAGGATAGGGCCAAAAACGGTTCATTTCATCGATCGTCAGACGCACTTTGGCGGCAACGATCGGATCGACTGCACAAATTTGGTTTAAATACGAAAATTGACGCCCTTGAATTGCACCGCCGATATCCGCTCTATCTTCGGCAAAATTAGTTGTGGCATATTCGCTCACAAAACCGTC
Protein-coding regions in this window:
- a CDS encoding LIC13305 family lipoprotein — protein: MRMNVKLVLSLLFVFNFLSSCSTKKEDKNTSGLLLSLLFQDRVENYNRDVQIITHTMVPSAGVSYDTNYPDEDLSFIKDLIETEIARYPKGYFIKARAEKIVFTRNLTINSLGAAGGLSRPEDNIIFINISDGIKSRSMTNPNFYSASRLSKTIHHELTHSMDDVMEYWWDPKWESLNPPSFQYGSYDYSSFNPRAWGAIPPMLTPFWNPIDGFVSEYATSNFAEDRADIGGAIQGRQFSYLNEICTVDPIVAAKVRLTIDEMNRFWPYPGAENTAWKRRFTEIQCN